The genomic DNA CGAGCATCGCATCACCCGATGATACAATCGTCCATAAAGGAGATATCGGCCGTCACAACGCACTCGATAAGTTATACGGATACTGTCTGCAGAACAATATCTCGGTAAAAGATAAAGTCATCGTGTTCAGCGGACGCATCTCGTCTGAAGTACTGACTAAAGCATCTAAAATCGGCGTCGGCATCGTCCTCAGTAAATCGGCACCAACGGATCTCGCCATTAAACTTGCACATGACTTAAACATTACAGCTGCAGGATTCATACGGGGCGGTTCGTTTAACGTCTACAGCCATCCGTGGCGTATAATCGGTGCAGATGAAGTTGAGAGTGAATAGCAATCGATCTGTGACTATCAAAACAAAAAAGGACGTACTTCTCTGAAACGGAAGTACGCCCTTTTTTTCTATTCTGGCTGATTATTATAATTCTGTGTATCCAGTTCTTTGTATTCCAGACCGAGCATATCATAGTAACCGTGCATAATACTCGCGATTTTTTCCGCCCATGCAATATCTGTCGCATAGAGATGCGTGCCCGGGTTTGCCGGATTCCAGCGCATTCGGTACAGCGTGTTCTGTCCGCCGTCCAGGTAGTTTGTCCGGATAAATTCCGCACCGCCGATAATCGCCGTTTCCGGTGATGACCAGTCGGCAGCCCGTGCGTAGCTCGAACCTTCGGCAATCGCATCGTGGTCGAACGCACCGATACCAAAGAAATTGTAATACGTTGTCCCTTCAACCGGAATACCCGACGCAAGTTCCGATTGACCGTGACCCGTTTCCAGCAGTGCATGGCTGATCAGATAAAGCGCATTGATGTTATGTCTACGTTCCGCCTCCATAAACGCGCGGCCAGTTCCTTCCAATATCCCTTTGCCCTCCAGCAGCGTGTTCAGTTCTTCTTCACCAGCGCCTGTCTTTGTATCCAGTGGAACAAATTGAAAGTTACTGCTGTTTTCCAGACTCATCGCTTCTTTTATATCATTTTCATCTGCATATTCTGTCATGCTGCCTGTAAGCTTCACATCACCCGTATTATTATTGACCTGCATACTGACAGCTTCTTCAAAAGTATACGTGGAAATCTCCTCCGTTTTAAAAAATGAAGTTTCTGAAACAAAGAATGCCAGCGTAAATAATGCCATAACAATTATCAGCAGTATAAACGGAATATTTTCTTTAATCCTTTCCATCGGCACCCTCCATAAAAATAAATGAGACTGACAATGTCAGTCTCATATTTATGTTTACTATATTAACGCTGTTTTACCGCTAGTCAAATAGAACTGCTTCTAACTGTTTCAACTTTTCCTGGCTTTCCTCATCGAGAGACTCCACAGTAATCCGCTGTTCGAGCAAATCCGTTGCATCGTCGATTGAAATACCGATTGCTTCACTGATTTGATATGCAGTTAAATTGCCTTTAAGAATGTTTAAATCTGTCTCCATACAATCACCTGTTCAAAAGTAATATATTATCAAGAGCTGCATGCTTTACCTTTCACGCGATAAAGTCGTTAAATGATTAAATATGAAGCTCAGGACAAATTCGCTGCTAATTAGTGAATTTTTTTACTTAGTAGATTAATTAAACTACATTATCCGGAAATTTTCAAGTTGGCAGTCACCTTTTTATCATTTTATTACATTAAATTTATCTTAAATTTCCTACAAAATCATACCGCCAATAAAGCCCGTAATAAGAACAGGTATATTCAGGAAGATAAATGTCGGTACACATGTGTCCCAG from Jeotgalicoccus saudimassiliensis includes the following:
- a CDS encoding N-acetylglucosaminidase, yielding MERIKENIPFILLIIVMALFTLAFFVSETSFFKTEEISTYTFEEAVSMQVNNNTGDVKLTGSMTEYADENDIKEAMSLENSSNFQFVPLDTKTGAGEEELNTLLEGKGILEGTGRAFMEAERRHNINALYLISHALLETGHGQSELASGIPVEGTTYYNFFGIGAFDHDAIAEGSSYARAADWSSPETAIIGGAEFIRTNYLDGGQNTLYRMRWNPANPGTHLYATDIAWAEKIASIMHGYYDMLGLEYKELDTQNYNNQPE